The following proteins come from a genomic window of Oricola thermophila:
- a CDS encoding pyridoxal phosphate-dependent aminotransferase has product MPKANPLVASLPATTPFVGPERLERENGRPFRARLGANECNFGCSPGAIAAMDKAARDEVWKYCDPEIHELRAALARHLGVSADEIVVGAGIDNLLGLTVRIFSDSGGAIVTSAGAYPTFNYHVAGYGRRLVTVPYCDDKEDLDALASAANRENAKIVYLSNPDNPMGTWWSGAAIEAFMDALPAETLLILDEAYGELAPESALPAIDTGRGNVLRMRTFSKAYGLAGLRVGYLFGPAELCAEYHKVRDHFGVNTMAQHAAIAALADRQWLAQVTMQVEAARKHIAAIGTANGLHPLPSATNFVTLDCGRDGEHATRILNELNARGVFIRKPGGPGIDRCIRVSCGLPHELDHFEAMLPEALKAAG; this is encoded by the coding sequence ATGCCGAAAGCCAATCCCCTAGTCGCCTCCCTGCCTGCCACCACTCCCTTTGTCGGTCCGGAACGGCTCGAACGCGAGAACGGTCGCCCGTTCCGTGCGCGTCTCGGCGCCAACGAGTGCAATTTCGGCTGCTCGCCCGGGGCAATCGCCGCCATGGACAAGGCGGCTCGCGACGAGGTGTGGAAATATTGCGACCCCGAGATCCACGAGCTGCGCGCCGCGCTGGCACGCCATCTCGGGGTGTCGGCGGACGAGATCGTGGTCGGCGCGGGCATCGACAACCTGCTCGGCCTCACCGTGCGCATCTTTTCCGATTCCGGCGGCGCGATCGTCACCTCGGCGGGCGCCTATCCGACGTTCAACTACCACGTCGCGGGTTACGGACGCCGTCTCGTGACCGTGCCCTACTGCGACGACAAGGAGGACCTCGACGCGCTCGCTAGCGCCGCGAACCGCGAGAACGCGAAGATCGTCTATCTCTCCAATCCGGACAATCCGATGGGGACGTGGTGGAGCGGGGCGGCAATCGAGGCCTTTATGGACGCATTACCGGCAGAAACGCTGCTGATCCTCGACGAGGCCTATGGCGAACTGGCGCCGGAAAGCGCCCTGCCCGCCATCGACACGGGCCGGGGCAACGTCCTGCGCATGCGCACATTCTCCAAGGCCTACGGGCTCGCGGGCCTGCGCGTCGGATACCTGTTCGGGCCGGCGGAGCTGTGCGCCGAGTACCACAAGGTGCGCGACCATTTCGGCGTCAACACGATGGCCCAGCATGCCGCGATCGCCGCGCTCGCCGACCGCCAATGGCTGGCCCAGGTGACGATGCAGGTCGAGGCGGCGCGCAAGCACATCGCGGCCATCGGCACCGCGAACGGCCTGCATCCCCTGCCCTCGGCCACCAATTTCGTGACGCTCGACTGCGGCCGCGACGGCGAGCATGCGACCCGCATCCTGAACGAGCTGAACGCCCGCGGCGTCTTCATCCGAAAGCCGGGCGGGCCGGGCATAGACCGTTGCATACGCGTCAGCTGCGGCCTGCCGCACGAGCTCGATCATTTCGAGGCAATGCTGCCGGAGGCACTGAAGGCCGCCGGATAA
- a CDS encoding YitT family protein, with translation MQKEPEATPEPTAERDLKGIDPTRSRHSLAEDIFALVVGTSLVAFGVFLYQQASLVLGGLAGVALILDYLTPFDFGAIFFAINLPFYLFGIGSLGWRYILRTFAAVTLMSAMIRLLPSGISIVEIHPLVASIAGGAMIGLGLLALFRHGAGLGGVNILVAFLQERLGLRAGYVQLGIDLMILAAGALVVSPTELAWSVAGAVVFNMILGVNHKPGRYMAFS, from the coding sequence ATGCAAAAAGAACCCGAAGCGACACCGGAACCAACCGCGGAGCGCGATCTCAAGGGCATCGACCCGACGCGATCGCGCCACAGCCTGGCCGAGGACATTTTCGCGCTTGTCGTCGGCACCTCCCTGGTCGCCTTCGGCGTGTTCCTCTACCAGCAGGCATCGCTGGTGCTCGGCGGACTGGCAGGCGTCGCGCTGATCCTCGACTACCTGACGCCGTTCGATTTCGGCGCCATCTTCTTCGCCATCAACCTGCCGTTCTACCTGTTCGGCATCGGCTCTCTCGGCTGGCGCTACATCCTGCGCACATTCGCCGCCGTCACGCTCATGTCCGCAATGATCCGGCTCCTGCCGTCGGGCATCTCGATCGTCGAGATACATCCGCTGGTCGCATCGATCGCGGGCGGCGCCATGATCGGCCTCGGCCTGCTCGCCCTGTTCCGCCACGGCGCCGGGCTGGGCGGCGTCAACATTCTTGTCGCCTTCCTGCAGGAACGCCTCGGCCTGCGAGCAGGCTACGTGCAGCTGGGCATCGACCTGATGATCCTGGCGGCGGGCGCACTGGTCGTATCGCCGACGGAACTGGCCTGGTCGGTCGCCGGCGCGGTCGTCTTCAACATGATCCTCGGGGTCAACCACAAGCCGGGCCGATACATGGCTTTCAGCTGA
- a CDS encoding sel1 repeat family protein, with protein MARIEIENAEMAALGAANNADILFEMGMMYATGRECEVDMVAAHKWFNIAAIKGCARAAMLRSEIAEAMTKADLARALREAREWMTCH; from the coding sequence ATGGCACGGATCGAGATAGAGAATGCCGAAATGGCCGCGCTCGGTGCGGCGAACAATGCGGATATCCTGTTCGAGATGGGCATGATGTACGCGACGGGCCGTGAATGCGAGGTCGACATGGTCGCCGCGCACAAGTGGTTCAACATCGCGGCCATAAAGGGTTGCGCGCGCGCTGCCATGCTGCGCTCGGAGATCGCCGAGGCCATGACCAAGGCGGATCTCGCCCGCGCACTGCGCGAGGCGCGCGAATGGATGACCTGCCACTAG
- a CDS encoding DUF2147 domain-containing protein, whose amino-acid sequence MIRRIVLAGICAGALTVPAFADPIEGNWRTQSGETAAIAKCGGAYCITLKTGAHAGKQIGRMNASGSNKYTGSITDPADDKTYSGSATLNGSSMKMKGCALKIFCKSQTWKKM is encoded by the coding sequence ATGATCCGCAGAATCGTACTTGCCGGCATCTGCGCCGGCGCGCTCACCGTTCCGGCATTCGCCGACCCGATCGAGGGCAACTGGCGCACCCAGAGCGGCGAAACGGCCGCGATCGCGAAATGCGGCGGGGCATATTGCATCACACTGAAAACCGGCGCCCATGCCGGCAAGCAGATCGGCCGGATGAACGCCAGCGGAAGCAACAAGTATACCGGCTCGATCACCGATCCCGCCGACGACAAGACCTATTCCGGCTCGGCAACGCTCAACGGCTCGTCGATGAAGATGAAGGGTTGCGCGCTCAAGATCTTCTGCAAGTCGCAAACCTGGAAGAAGATGTAG